In Helicoverpa zea isolate HzStark_Cry1AcR chromosome 3, ilHelZeax1.1, whole genome shotgun sequence, the following proteins share a genomic window:
- the LOC124646167 gene encoding protein tilB: MVRITVDMVRKKAEHHDCLLAPLEEIALHQENIEKVEFIQDWCPKLKILLMQSNLIAKIENFNKLKHLVYLNLALNNIEVIENLERCESLEKLDLTLNFIGEIVSVESLTGNYNLSNLYLTGNPCTDYDNYRDFVIGTLPQLNYLDGNDIDRSERIKALQNLPMIRSDILFEQENYRHKRAKQKTRLERDIQSKWDNEYKDLDPEERNKRFWAEKCEHAPEVRHEIEKMRQLKLKSYETEEKKEEKRVYKFFAPDGRPYNINQAKIDFLFNADDPEKYILDLAVYKYMDSNLVDVDVQPNYVRVMIKDKIFQLHLPVEVDTTNSTAKRSQITGHLLVTIPKANAVIKKPVDAKKEIKDAQVHSDHKPKDCHEHYGQTKREYLEIGPADNVLDFTKMTQPRPAPQYIDSRMKLSGKQPSPDFVDNPDVPDLI; the protein is encoded by the coding sequence ATGGTACGAATAACTGTGGATATGGTGCGTAAAAAGGCTGAGCATCATGATTGCCTACTAGCCCCACTGGAAGAGATAGCTTTACATCAAGAGAACATCGAAAAAGTAGAATTTATACAGGATTGGTGCCCTAAACTCAAAATACTGTTAATGCAAAGTAACCTTATCGCCAAGATTGAAAACTTTAACAAGCTGAAACATCttgtttatttaaacttggctcTCAACAATATCGAAGTCATTGAAAACTTGGAGAGGTGTGAATCCTTAGAGAAATTAGATCTGACTCTGAATTTTATAGGAGAAATCGTAAGCGTTGAAAGTCTTACAGGTAATTATAACTTATCAAACTTATACCTGACAGGAAACCCTTGTACTGACTATGACAATTACCGAGATTTCGTAATAGGTACTTTGCCACAACTGAACTATCTTGATGGCAATGACATCGACAGGTCTGAAAGAATCAAAGCATTGCAGAACCTACCAATGATAAGGTCAGACATACTTTTTGAGCAAGAAAACTATAGACACAAGAGAGCAAAACAGAAAACCCGCTtggaaagagacatacaaagcAAATGGGATAATGAATACAAAGACTTGGACCCAGAGGAACGAAACAAAAGATTTTGGGCAGAAAAATGCGAACACGCCCCTGAAGTGCGCCATGAAATAGAAAAAATGCGTCAGCTGAAACTCAAAAGTTATGAAACTGAGGAAAAAAAGGAGGAAAAACGAGTGTACAAGTTTTTTGCACCAGACGGTAGGCCATACAATATAAACCAAGCTAAAATAGACTTTCTATTCAATGCCGACGATCCtgagaaatatattttggaTTTAGCAGTGTATAAGTATATGGATTCTAATCTTGTTGATGTGGACGTCCAGCCAAACTACGTTAGAGTCATGATTAAGGATAAAATATTCCAACTCCATCTACCGGTCGAGGTCGACACTACTAACTCTACTGCGAAGCGATCACAGATCACGGGCCACTTGCTTGTAACGATTCCGAAAGCTAACGCGGTTATTAAAAAACCTGTGGAcgccaaaaaagaaataaaagacgCTCAAGTACACTCTGATCACAAACCAAAGGATTGCCATGAACATTATGGTCAAACAAAGAGAGAATATTTAGAAATAGGCCCAGCTGACAATGTTTTAGATTTTACTAAAATGACTCAACCCAGACCTGCGCCTCAATATATTGATTCCAGAATGAAATTAAGTGGAAAGCAACCTTCACCAGACTTTGTTGATAACCCAGATGTTCCTGACCTTATTTAA
- the LOC124646166 gene encoding annulin isoform X2 yields the protein MEYLKSLWQRYFGKRHKYIIVPFQPDVVDATRQGVLAVQGIDFCVDTNGENHHTNKFNLMTRNVDKCLVVRRGQAFKLDILLNRPYDASRDAVSFIFYVADVESRGPSDDTSAAVPLLEKGSETFGAWSATYESQVDSHLMVAVTPAADCIVAAWRLDVDTRLAGGSSLSYRHPLPIYVLFNPWCLTDSVYMPGHSHRDEYVLEDGGLMFRGVYNRIKPTPWNYAQYEKDILDCALYLVREIGKVKGRARSDPIRTCRALSAAVNAQDDNGVIIGNWASELSDYSGGTHPLKWVGSLAILQKYYEKKKPVKYGQCWVYAGVLTTICRALGIPCRPVSGYDAAHDSQGSLTIDIIKDDQGNTLEEFTRDSVWNYHVWNEVWMDRPDLGPEYGGWQALDSTPQETSEDMFRCGPASLRAVRDGELQRPYDAAYVFAEVNADKVLWKYSGEIQPLKLMARDTVSIGQNISTKAIGKMEREDITDTYKYPERSREERMTMEKALRKSESIFARYYLNDAFNDVTFDFELHDDIKIGQNFNVVLHIRNRSSSNSHHVKGILRVDTVTYTGVTGDGVKRSEFDMKLEPEGKELVKMLVTFDDYYKKLVDQASFNIACLATIVDRNFDFFAQDDFRVRNPDIKISIDGKPVSRQEFTVSVKVENPLPIPLTKGKFYIQGPGLDKQLKIELDENVAPGEFATAQYKLTPPWAGRHQISAKFSSKEMKDVDGFLSFMVASPIATNGLPPDTVESHQI from the exons atgTCGTCGACGCGACGCGGCAGGGCGTGCTCGCGGTGCAGGGAATTGATTTCTGTGTCGACACAAATGGCGAGAACCACCACACGAACAAGTTTAACCTGATGACAAGGAACGTCGACAAATGCCTGGTGGTGCGACGAGGACAAGCCTTCAAACTAGATATATTACTGAATAGACCCTACGATGCGAGTAGAGATGCCGTGTCCTTTATTTTCTACGTCGCAG ATGTTGAATCAAGAGGACCATCAGACGACACATCTGCTGCAGTTCCGTTACTGGAGAAAGGTTCCGAGACCTTCGGAGCATGGAGCGCGACGTACGAGAGTCAGGTAGACTCTCATCTTATGGTAGCTGTGACTCCAGCAGCGGACTGCATTGTAGCTGCGTGGAGGCTAGATGTAGACACAAGACTCGCTGGAGGCAGCTCTCTCAGCTACAGACATCCCTTGCCAATCTACGTTCTGTTCAACCCATGGTGCTTGACAGACAGTGTTTATATGCCAG GTCACAGTCATCGCGACGAATATGTACTAGAAGATGGAGGTTTGATGTTCAGAGGAGTCTACAACCGAATCAAGCCCACACCTTGGAACTATGCACAGTATGAGAAAGATATATTAGACTGTGCACTTTATCTAGTCAGAGAAATTGGAAAG GTAAAAGGACGTGCCAGAAGTGATCCTATTCGGACGTGCAGAGCGTTATCTGCTGCGGTTAATGCACAAGATGACAATGGTGTTATCATCGGCAACTGGGCATCAGAACTGTCAGACTACAGCGGAGGCACACATCCACTTAAATGGGTCGGCTCCCTGGCTATCCTGCAGAAGTATTATGAGAAAAAGAAGCCCGTCAAATACGGACAGTGCTGGGTGTACGCCGGTGTTCTAACGACAA TCTGTCGAGCATTAGGTATTCCTTGCCGACCGGTGTCCGGATACGATGCAGCCCACGACAGTCAAGGAAGTCTTACGATCGATATAATTAAGGACGACCAGGGAAATACTCTTGAGGAGTTCACTAGGGACTCTGTGTGGAATTATCACGTATGGAATGAG gtatGGATGGACCGTCCAGATTTGGGCCCTGAGTACGGTGGCTGGCAAGCCTTAGACTCGACGCCTCAGGAGACATCTGAAGATATGTTCCGATGTGGACCAGCTTCACTCAGAGCCGTCAGGGATGGTGAACTACAGAGGCCTTATGATGCAGCTTATGTCTTCGCTGAAGTTAACGCTGATAAG GTGTTATGGAAATATTCTGGAGAGATTCAGCCATTGAAGTTGATGGCTAGAGACACTGTATCCATTGGacaaaacatttcaacaaaagcAATTGGCAAAATGGAACGAGAG gatATAACAGACACATACAAGTATCCCGAGAGATCTCGTGAAGAACGCATGACGATGGAGAAGGCGCTTCGCAAGTCAGAGAGCATCTTCGCGCGGTACTACCTGAACGATGCCTTCAATGACGTCACCTTTGATTTCGAACTACACGACGATATCAAGATTGGACAGAACTTCAATGTG GTCCTACATATCAGAAACCGTTCAAGTTCCAACTCGCACCACGTGAAAGGTATCCTTCGTGTGGACACAGTCACGTACACGGGAGTCACCGGCGACGGTGTGAAGAGGTCAGAGTTTGATATGAAACTCGAACCCGAAGGCAAGGAGCTTGTCAAGATGCTAGTGACCTTCGACGATTATTATAAGAAGCTGGTTGATCAG GCTTCCTTCAACATCGCCTGCCTAGCGACCATCGTAGACAGAAACTTCGACTTTTTTGCTCAAGATGACTTCAGAGTGCGCAATCCTGACATCAAGATCAGCATTGACGGCAAACCCGTGTCACGACAAGAGTTCACAGTTTCCGTCAAGGTGGAAAACCCATTGCCCATCCCACTTACAAAGGGCAAGTTCTACATCCAAGGACCTGGACTCGATAAACAGCTTAAGATTGAACTTGATGAG AACGTGGCGCCTGGTGAATTCGCGACTGCTCAGTACAAGCTGACGCCGCCGTGGGCAGGCCGACATCAAATCTCTGCCAAGTTCTCGTCGAAGGAGATGAAAGACGTTGATGGATTCCTGTCGTTCATGGTTGCGTCACCGATAGCGACCAACGGGTTACCCCCTGACACTGTTGAAAGTCATCAAATTTAG
- the LOC124646166 gene encoding annulin isoform X1 produces the protein MGAVKSKLAHCCPPQCDCCGFHRSASYDLKELPRPPRLDTSNAEDVVDATRQGVLAVQGIDFCVDTNGENHHTNKFNLMTRNVDKCLVVRRGQAFKLDILLNRPYDASRDAVSFIFYVADVESRGPSDDTSAAVPLLEKGSETFGAWSATYESQVDSHLMVAVTPAADCIVAAWRLDVDTRLAGGSSLSYRHPLPIYVLFNPWCLTDSVYMPGHSHRDEYVLEDGGLMFRGVYNRIKPTPWNYAQYEKDILDCALYLVREIGKVKGRARSDPIRTCRALSAAVNAQDDNGVIIGNWASELSDYSGGTHPLKWVGSLAILQKYYEKKKPVKYGQCWVYAGVLTTICRALGIPCRPVSGYDAAHDSQGSLTIDIIKDDQGNTLEEFTRDSVWNYHVWNEVWMDRPDLGPEYGGWQALDSTPQETSEDMFRCGPASLRAVRDGELQRPYDAAYVFAEVNADKVLWKYSGEIQPLKLMARDTVSIGQNISTKAIGKMEREDITDTYKYPERSREERMTMEKALRKSESIFARYYLNDAFNDVTFDFELHDDIKIGQNFNVVLHIRNRSSSNSHHVKGILRVDTVTYTGVTGDGVKRSEFDMKLEPEGKELVKMLVTFDDYYKKLVDQASFNIACLATIVDRNFDFFAQDDFRVRNPDIKISIDGKPVSRQEFTVSVKVENPLPIPLTKGKFYIQGPGLDKQLKIELDENVAPGEFATAQYKLTPPWAGRHQISAKFSSKEMKDVDGFLSFMVASPIATNGLPPDTVESHQI, from the exons atgTCGTCGACGCGACGCGGCAGGGCGTGCTCGCGGTGCAGGGAATTGATTTCTGTGTCGACACAAATGGCGAGAACCACCACACGAACAAGTTTAACCTGATGACAAGGAACGTCGACAAATGCCTGGTGGTGCGACGAGGACAAGCCTTCAAACTAGATATATTACTGAATAGACCCTACGATGCGAGTAGAGATGCCGTGTCCTTTATTTTCTACGTCGCAG ATGTTGAATCAAGAGGACCATCAGACGACACATCTGCTGCAGTTCCGTTACTGGAGAAAGGTTCCGAGACCTTCGGAGCATGGAGCGCGACGTACGAGAGTCAGGTAGACTCTCATCTTATGGTAGCTGTGACTCCAGCAGCGGACTGCATTGTAGCTGCGTGGAGGCTAGATGTAGACACAAGACTCGCTGGAGGCAGCTCTCTCAGCTACAGACATCCCTTGCCAATCTACGTTCTGTTCAACCCATGGTGCTTGACAGACAGTGTTTATATGCCAG GTCACAGTCATCGCGACGAATATGTACTAGAAGATGGAGGTTTGATGTTCAGAGGAGTCTACAACCGAATCAAGCCCACACCTTGGAACTATGCACAGTATGAGAAAGATATATTAGACTGTGCACTTTATCTAGTCAGAGAAATTGGAAAG GTAAAAGGACGTGCCAGAAGTGATCCTATTCGGACGTGCAGAGCGTTATCTGCTGCGGTTAATGCACAAGATGACAATGGTGTTATCATCGGCAACTGGGCATCAGAACTGTCAGACTACAGCGGAGGCACACATCCACTTAAATGGGTCGGCTCCCTGGCTATCCTGCAGAAGTATTATGAGAAAAAGAAGCCCGTCAAATACGGACAGTGCTGGGTGTACGCCGGTGTTCTAACGACAA TCTGTCGAGCATTAGGTATTCCTTGCCGACCGGTGTCCGGATACGATGCAGCCCACGACAGTCAAGGAAGTCTTACGATCGATATAATTAAGGACGACCAGGGAAATACTCTTGAGGAGTTCACTAGGGACTCTGTGTGGAATTATCACGTATGGAATGAG gtatGGATGGACCGTCCAGATTTGGGCCCTGAGTACGGTGGCTGGCAAGCCTTAGACTCGACGCCTCAGGAGACATCTGAAGATATGTTCCGATGTGGACCAGCTTCACTCAGAGCCGTCAGGGATGGTGAACTACAGAGGCCTTATGATGCAGCTTATGTCTTCGCTGAAGTTAACGCTGATAAG GTGTTATGGAAATATTCTGGAGAGATTCAGCCATTGAAGTTGATGGCTAGAGACACTGTATCCATTGGacaaaacatttcaacaaaagcAATTGGCAAAATGGAACGAGAG gatATAACAGACACATACAAGTATCCCGAGAGATCTCGTGAAGAACGCATGACGATGGAGAAGGCGCTTCGCAAGTCAGAGAGCATCTTCGCGCGGTACTACCTGAACGATGCCTTCAATGACGTCACCTTTGATTTCGAACTACACGACGATATCAAGATTGGACAGAACTTCAATGTG GTCCTACATATCAGAAACCGTTCAAGTTCCAACTCGCACCACGTGAAAGGTATCCTTCGTGTGGACACAGTCACGTACACGGGAGTCACCGGCGACGGTGTGAAGAGGTCAGAGTTTGATATGAAACTCGAACCCGAAGGCAAGGAGCTTGTCAAGATGCTAGTGACCTTCGACGATTATTATAAGAAGCTGGTTGATCAG GCTTCCTTCAACATCGCCTGCCTAGCGACCATCGTAGACAGAAACTTCGACTTTTTTGCTCAAGATGACTTCAGAGTGCGCAATCCTGACATCAAGATCAGCATTGACGGCAAACCCGTGTCACGACAAGAGTTCACAGTTTCCGTCAAGGTGGAAAACCCATTGCCCATCCCACTTACAAAGGGCAAGTTCTACATCCAAGGACCTGGACTCGATAAACAGCTTAAGATTGAACTTGATGAG AACGTGGCGCCTGGTGAATTCGCGACTGCTCAGTACAAGCTGACGCCGCCGTGGGCAGGCCGACATCAAATCTCTGCCAAGTTCTCGTCGAAGGAGATGAAAGACGTTGATGGATTCCTGTCGTTCATGGTTGCGTCACCGATAGCGACCAACGGGTTACCCCCTGACACTGTTGAAAGTCATCAAATTTAG